From Hylaeus volcanicus isolate JK05 chromosome 2, UHH_iyHylVolc1.0_haploid, whole genome shotgun sequence, the proteins below share one genomic window:
- the LOC128885034 gene encoding trichohyalin, with protein YEQSEVERLKVQVSELQARCEKAEKEKSEILMRRLATMETISSKSSSNEVQKLQKKNEALAQEKTSLLTKIRELEKEVNIKTFRGERDREKDELRSKLKAAENLCENLMDENEDMKKEIRQLEEEIYELQDTFRDEQADEYVRLRKSLEQSNKNCRILSFKLRKVERKVEELETEKTTIEKKYEEVKKVDESLKKIKSEFQNRAQKKTSEFTTKVQLKKLVDEMEKEIGDMMAVFVNVSDGKEMDIDTKSKEYAKYDKLLKEHDLLKEKLDVVMKELADEKEKKKTPFGAKADDKNTDLQNIKRKLDDAVTMRETERKAWDEEKTALLEEKEKLKSKLLSLSAEKLKVYNEVVQLKKDLETAKSSEKEGAKMEKTINDLKKELSQERDRCKKLQDDLSAYTERESKMTQSMSSVEQSKTKLDAEVKRLKKELESTKSSNSTKISDLTTELTDLKKEKEKLVSQIDQEKQSKETEVATLKKKISSLEKTGLNSKRMNELRQTYNEKILNLENELKRGQQEYDNLSGKCNELGNLNKQFELDNEALNSKLREQNTELMSIRKELESLRQSIKLKESEWKSEKAALENRVKESELPNKALITDLNNDISNLKKENNTLVTRLEDIRKANDDLSDKLKDYEAVSKIHQALTPDTTALETEIRKLKSALENMEKTKKADLAQCKMRYEHRITAITDEIQAIQNQLSRYKRERDTYKHMLEGAQKTIAELKSARGRQSSMSLAKSDEEEEVSSTSAIVLERQIVNLEDELSESRLEISRLKAELVSEKSASHVKVSELQSRINELEEERMLTSGRTKIPGLKVRMELAWQKEREEHQRLLQETATLARDLRQTLFEIERERSKERLETKRRQDQLKKVNDEEKEESKKKLLELQCDLLELRDAHAKLRTSNEKMRREKERHEKEREELRDAIMKKSNQEQNELRNINTLLQQVNDLTKLFPELNGIAENGTSNAYTPTPPRRLKGPKSRESSPMLDSKGDIRGSNTQLAERTEKLEYTIKNLMDVAKKLKESKKAADEANVTRMKKLGKRSTSVESDPGKGITSSRSKPRLQRKSLSLEQTSPRNDDSQRIWGTDSNMSSLQSLEGSEIGGRTLSLQRDSSVDSRLSTGSTKSEMLEREKKHGKGIIKKLTTKLTKSASVDDPNVSMDLSLQTSGSETSISEKTEKRNLKKKLTDMFKRGSRSNSVEKKLNSTNHSRPPSRNSTTSNK; from the exons tatgagCAGAGCGAAGTGGAAAGGTTGAAAGTACAAGTGAGCGAACTGCAAGCGCGATGCGAGAAAGCAGAGAAGGAGAAGAGCGAGATCTTGATGAGACGATTAGCGACCATGGAAACCATATCTAGCAAAAGCTCGTCCAACGAGGTGCAGAAGCTACAGAAGAAGAACGAAG CGCTCGCGCAAGAGAAGACCAGTCTGTTGACGAAAATCAGAGAGCTAGAGAAAGaagtgaatataaaaacattcagAGGGgaaagagacagagagaaGGACGAGCTTCGTTCAAAGTTGAAAGCTGCGGAAAATCTGTGCGAGAACCTGATGGACGAGAACGAGGACATGAAGAAAGAGATCAGGCAATTAGAAGAAGAGATATACGAATTGCAGGACACCTTCAG GGATGAGCAAGCGGACGAGTACGTCCGTCTGCGAAAAAGTTTGGAAcagtcgaataaaaattgtcgaatttTATCGTTCAAGCTGAGGAAAGTCGAGCGAAAGGTGGAGGAGTTGGAGACTGAAAAAACGACTATAGAGAAGAAGTACGAAGAG GTGAAAAAAGTCGACGAATCGTTGAAGAAGATTAAAAGTGAATTCCAAAACAGGGCTCAGAAGAAGACGAGCGAATTCACGACCAAAGTACAACTAAAGAAACTGGTGGACGAAATGGAGAAGGAAATAG GCGACATGATGGCCGTTTTCGTAAACGTTTCTGACGGCAAAGAGATGGATATTGACACGAAATCCAAGGAATACGCGAAATACGATAAACTCTTGAAGGAACACGATCTGCTCAAGGAAAAACTCGACGTTGTGATGAAAGAATTGGCggatgaaaaggaaaaaaagaaaacgccTTTCGGCGCCAAGGCAGATGACAAAAATACAGATCTACAAAACA taaaaaggaaattagACGATGCCGTGACCATGAGGGAAACCGAACGAAAGGCATGGGACGAAGAGAAAACGGCCCTGTtggaggaaaaggaaaaattaaagtcGAAACTCTTATCCCTATCCGCGGAGAAACTGAAAGTCTACAACGAAGTCGTTCAACTGAAGAAAGACTTGg AAACGGCGAAATCATCGGAGAAGGAAGGCGCCAAGATGGAGAAGACGATAAACGACCTGAAGAAGGAATTGTCGCAGGAACGAGACAGGTGCAAGAAGCTGCAAGACGATCTGTCGGCGTACACGGAACGGGAGTCGAAAATGACACAGTCGATGTCCTCC GTCGAGCAATCGAAAACGAAACTCGACGCAGAGGTGAAACGCTTGAAGAAAGAGCTGGAGAGCACCAAATCCTCCAATTCCACGAAGATCAGCGATCTGACGACGGAACTAACGGACCTGAAGAAAGAGAAGGAGAAGCTAGTGTCTCAAATCGATCAAGAGAAACAATCGAAAGAGACCGAAGTGGCCACTTTGAAGAAGAAGATCAGCTCGTTAGAGAAGACTGGATTGAATTCGAAGCGAATGAATGAGCTGAGGCAAACGTACAACGAGAAGATCTTGA ATTTGGAGAACGAGCTGAAGAGGGGCCAGCAGGAGTACGACAATCTGAGTGGGAAGTGCAACGAACTCGGTAatctaaataaacaattcGAGTTGGACAACGAAGCTCTCAATAG CAAACTGAGGGAACAGAACACGGAGCTCATGAGCATTCGCAAGGAACTGGAATCGTTGCGCCAGTCCATCAAACTGAAAGAGAGCGAGTGGAAGTCGGAGAAGGCTGCTTTAGAA AACCGAGTGAAAGAGAGCGAGTTGCCAAACAAGGCTCTGATAACAGACCTGAACAATGACATCAGTAACTTGAAGAAGGAGAACAACACCTTGGTGACGCGATTGGAAGACATAAGGAAGGCT AATGACGATCTCTCGGACAAGCTGAAGGACTACGAGGCCGTGTCCAAGATCCATCAAGCTCTGACGCCGGACACTACTGCCCTGGAGACGGAGATACGGAAGCTGAAGAGCGCCCTGGAGAACATGGAGAAGACGAAGAAAGCGGACCTGGCTCAGTGCAAGATGCGATACGAGCACAGGATCACCGCCATCACCGACGAAATCCAAGCTATTCAGAACCAACTGTCCAGGTACAAGCGCGAACGCGACACGTACAAGCACATGTTGGAAGGCGCCCAGAAAACCATCGCGGAGTTAAAGTCTGCTAGGGGTAGACAGTCGAGCATGTCTTTGGCAAAGTCTGACGAG GAGGAGGAAGTGTCTAGCACCAGCGCGATAGTCCTCGAAAGGCAGATCGTCAACTTGGAGGACGAGCTTTCAGAGTCGAGATTAGAGATTTCCAGACTTAAAGCAGAACTCGTCTCTGAAAAATCAGCCAGTCACGTTAAGGTGTCCGAGCTCCAATCGCGGATCAACGAG CTGGAAGAGGAACGAATGCTGACGAGTGGTAGAACGAAGATTCCAGGGCTGAAAGTTCGCATGGAGTTGGCTTGGCAGAAGGAGAGGGAGGAACACCAGAGGCTGTTGCAAGAAACCGCAACGCTCGCGAGAGACCTACGACAAACTCTATTCGAA ATCGAGAGAGAACGTTCCAAGGAACGGCTGGAGACCAAGAGGCGGCAAGACCAGTTGAAGAAGGTGAACGACGAAGAGAAGGAAGAGAGCAAGAAGAAATTGCTGGAG TTGCAATGCGATCTGCTCGAGCTGAGGGATGCCCACGCGAAGCTGAGGACCAGCAACGAGAAGATGAGACGGGAGAAGGAGCGGCACGAAAAAGAGCGGGAAGAGCTCAGGGACGCGATCATGAAGAAATCCAACCAGGAACAAAACGAGTTGCGAAATATCAACACGTTGCTGCAACAAGTCAACGACTTGACGAAACTTTTCCCTGAATTAAACGGCATAGCTGAGAATGGAACTTCGAACGCTTACACGCCGACGCCACCTAGACGATTGAAG GGACCAAAGTCGAGGGAATCGTCGCCAATGCTGGACTCGAAGGGAGATATAAGAG GTTCGAACACGCAATTGGCTGAGAGGACGGAAAAGCTGGAGTACACCATTAAGAACCTAATGGACGTGGCGAAGAAATTGAAGGAATCAAAGAAGGCAGCTGACGAGGCTAACGTGACACGGATGAAGAAACTTGGTAAAAG ATCGACGTCAGTGGAGAGCGATCCAGGAAAGGGTATAACATCGAGCCGCTCTAAACCACGTCTGCAAAGGAAGAGTCTGTCTTTGGAACAGACATCGCCGCGAAACGACGAT TCGCAACGCATTTGGGGCACCGATAGCAACATGTCCAGTTTGCAGTCGTTAGAAGGTTCAGAAATTGGCGGAAGAACGCTTAGCTTGCAGAGAGATTCCAGCGTGGATAG CCGCCTTTCTACTGGTTCCACGAAAAGCGAGATGCTGGAACGAGAGAAGAAGCACGGGAAAgggataataaaaaaactcaCGACTAAATTGACTAAATCTGCCAGCGTGGATGATCCGAACGTTTCCATGGACCTTTCCCTTCAG ACTTCAGGATCCGAGACGAGCATCAGCGAAAAGACTGAA
- the LOC128872038 gene encoding uncharacterized protein LOC128872038 isoform X1, with the protein MATSEFDVELFERRLHTLKDSQESIQGLSAWCLERRQHHKKIVATWLQVLKKVKVEHRLTLFYLANDVIQYSKRKNFEFVESWGTTLQRATTMVRDEKVKHRILRIFKIWDQRQVYDEEFLADLSGLISAAPKKKLDPQPMAPPEEFQAALLISTMRSCATLEQATDARLRDLRESNIDIENAEELCASLKDRRRVEDAEKEVDSAVRNVENYVRALEAEIRERTQVLELLEQADQFYETQRGEVKIVTNAYRNFGSRVKNLKKKLDELLPTLISPIPSPDINAPSPSPDSDIELPGDETMVQSQLGIIDVAPPSMYGSYSHEYDPAPVPAPELGQANDSGDFTNNFSSFIGGNMDFGNMRNLFNERSSTPTGMSQQYNDSLEAKPIEVINMRPSKNENSNVDFNISSFLKTVLPSSDGTQDPGGIPGLGLDIPETQIESPQRSNYRHSPVLGQHPVTPVISRMMGNQSTPMGVNNCQLSHSTPLPVRNLSGESHTPSPYSSQNSQSNIIGPFDGPNNNNTVNPLPPPPLPPPIFLDDENCYNKLPPKFPTWTPPSESIKEPAKWEEKAGFAISSGKNSMNPTWPGECDEKSKAWMDGDSDRWDPSNETTWVNTGRGKSEILSETPESPPIYEKAGFTDPVEYDDPQPQESLLSTTGDVDHRVIPIPMTVENPLPYRLMKAADVDHRNLISLTGSPANHNVSESSMNTIPNSSSLWSTSDQDYRQHMQPGDIVESVDMEMSDDETDSKPKGRVLVDVRSQDRDMRIGNPPGSSQHMDMDMRMIPLPAGQMPGSHGQMMQDVRMMHSGPPPPPPPPPQFHPGQSFHQDQSDFRHNPAADFHPSQSNFHQNRPPPSFLQNQQDFGQQDFHPMHSNQPDFPQDFEYRDNHNLRPTQEFLGEQQMRGRYSQPSEHQHRDMPFHRNDRGGRGGRGFQRNRRDRYSDDHNKPRNPQNNRKRTQDQHHRSSPEILPNSRPLLLQPPDTVVILDEEGMPIGIPDDKDSPANAEHPPDVDHEEIPQSLSLDRRPSLGTTNSRDLDQSVYSDGSSLVCELEPTAEPEEQLSQQVTVVPVITDPKDPQHAQYVPISEYEEHVESEPLEKICDDSEPLENPQEASISEQSLTEQMEDLMASNDLKRPSTNGSFDEQNDVASCKKRLVTNGPQIPTGSDSGLNGPIAQASVDVHSGIYDFEGPMGPNFRPRISGPVPFPPWRGGPPRGRGFRGGPRAPWMDRGPRGPAIGNFMPRGLKRGGQFRGNGFRGRGRGNNW; encoded by the exons ATGGCCACAAGCGAATTCGACGTGGAGCTCTTCGAGCGAAGGCTTCACACACTCAAGGATTCCCAGGAGTCGATACAGGGTCTTTCAGCTTGGTGTTTGGAAAGACGACAGCACCATAAGAAGATTGTTGCCACTTGGCTGCAAGTGCTGAAGAAAG taAAAGTTGAGCATCGTCTCACACTGTTTTACTTGGCGAACGACGTTATCCAATActcgaaaagaaagaatttcgaGTTCGTGGAATCATGGGGCACGACTCTGCAACGTGCGACGACGATGGTACGAGACGAAAAAGTGAAACATCGTATATTGAGGATCTTCAAAATATGGGATCAACGACAAGTGTACGACGAAGAGTTTCTCGCAGATTTGTCCGGGCTAATTTCGGCGGcaccgaaaaagaaattagatcCTCAGCCAATGGCCCCACCGGAAGAGTTTCAAGCTGCTCTGCTCATTTCTACGATGAGATCGTGCGCTACGTTGGAACAAGCAACGGACGCACGATTAAGAGACTTACGGGAAAGTAACATCGACATAGAAAACGCAGAGGAATTGTGCGCTTCTTTAAAAGATCGAAGAAGAGTCGAAGACGCGGAGAAAGAAGTCGATTCGGCAGTGAGAAACGTTGAAAACTATGTTCGCGCGTTGGAAGCAGAGATCAGAGAAAGGACACAAGTGCTCGAGTTATTGGAACAAGCCGATCAGTTTTACGAAACTCAGAGAGGGGAAGTTAAAATAGTTACTAAT GCATATAGGAATTTCGGAAGTCGCGTGAAAAACTTGAAGAAGAAGTTGGACGAATTGTTACCTACATTGATTTCTCCAATCCCGTCGCCAGATATAAATGCTCCATCTCCGAGTCCTGATAGCGATATCGAACTTCCAGGCGACGAAACCATGGTTCAAAGTCAGCTAGGAATCATAGACGTAGCCCCACCGTCTATGTACGGTTCTTACTCCCACGAGTACGATCCTGCGCCAGTACCAGCTCCAGAATTGGGCCAGGCCAACGACTCCGGTGACTTCACCAACAATTTCTCATCCTTTATAGGAGGAAATATGGATTTTGGTAATATG agaaatttatttaacgaaagatCGTCAACGCCTACTGGAATGTCGCAACAGTATAACGATTCTTTAGAG GCTAAACCGATAGAAGTAATCAACATGAGGCCCTCCAAGAACGAAAATAGCAACGTAGACTTCAATATCTCTAGCTTTTTAAAGACTGTTCTTCCTTCTTCCGACGGAACACAAGACCCCGGTGGTATACCGGGCCTCGGACTAGATATTCCCGAAACACAAATCGAATCTCCTCAGCGTTCGAATTACAGACATTCGCCTGTGCTAGGACAGCATCCTGTAACTCCTGTGATCTCAAGAATGATGGGCAATCAGAGCACGCCCATGGGTGTAAATAATTGCCAGTTAAGTCACAGTACTCCGTTGCCCGTACGGAACTTGTCCGGCGAGTCGCATACCCCTTCCCCTTACTCCAGTCAAAACAGTCAGAGCAATATCATCGGACCTTTCGATGGccctaataataataacaccGTCAATCCCTTACCACCCCCGCCGTTACCTCCGCCTATATTCCTCGACGACGAAAATTGTTACAACAAATTGCCACCTAAATTCCCTACCTGGACTCCTCCGAGCGAAAGCATCAAGGAACCTGCCAAGTGGGAAGAAAAGG CGGGTTTCGCTATATCTTCAGGCAAAAATAGTATGAATCCAACCTGGCCTGGTGAGTGCGATGAGAAATCGAAAGCGTGGATGGACGGAGATTCGGATAGGTGGGATCCTAGTAACGAGACAACGTGGGTGAACACCGGTAGAGGGAAAAGCGAAATCCTGAGCGAAACGCCAGAATCGCCGCCTATATACGAAAAGGCTGGATTCACGGATCCGGTAGAGTACGATGACCCCCAACCGCAAGAATCTCTTCTGAGTACCACCGGAGATGTGGACCACAG agTAATACCGATTCCGATGACCGTGGAGAATCCGTTGCCGTATCGACTGATGAAAGCAGCGGACGTCGATCATCGTAATCTGATCAGCTTGACGGGAAGTCCGGCGAATCACAACGTCAGCGAGAGCTCCATGAACACGATACCCAATAGTAGTAGTTTATGGTCCACGAGCGATCAGGATTACCG GCAACACATGCAGCCTGGCGACATCGTGGAAAGCGTCGACATGGAGATGTCGGACGACGAGACCGACAGTAAGCCAAAGGGAAGGGTTTTGGTCGACGTGAGGTCGCAAGATAGGGATATGAGGATTGGTAACCCGCCAGGGTCGTCTCAGCACATGGACATGGACATGCGTATGATTCCTCTACCCGCTGGCCAAATGCCGGGTTCTCACGGGCAAATGATGCAAGACGTGCGCATGATGCACTCGGGACCTCCTCCGCCGCCGCCCCCGCCACCTCAGTTTCATCCGGGTCAATCGTTTCACCAGGACCAGTCCGACTTCCGACACAATCCAGCCGCAGATTTTCATCCGTCTCAATCGAATTTCCACCAAAACAGGCCGCCGCCTAGCTTTCTACAAAATCAGCAAGACTTTGGCCAGCAGGATTTCCATCCGATGCATTCGAACCAGCCCGACTTCCCCCAGGACTTCGAGTACCGCGACAATCACAATTTGAGACCTACCCAGGAGTTCCTCGGCGAGCAGCAGATGCGCGGCAGGTATTCGCAGCCGTCGGAGCACCAGCATCGGGACATGCCCTTTCATCGGAACGACAGAGGTGGTCGCGGTGGTCGAGGATTCCAAAGGAACCGACGGGACCGATACTCCGACGATCACAACAAACCGAGGAACCCTCAGAACAATCGAAAGCGGACGCAAGATCAGCATCACAGGTCCTCGCCCGAGATCTTGCCCAATAGTCGGCCGTTGTTGCTGCAACCACCGGACACGGTGGTCATCCTCGACGAGGAGGGCATGCCCATAGGGATCCCCGACGACAAGGACAGCCCAGCGAATGCAGAGCATCCGCCGGATGTGGATCACGAAGAAATTCCGCAGTCCTTGTCGTTGGACCGTAGACCCTCGCTCGGGACGACGAACTCCCGTGACCTGGACCAGTCCGTTTACTCCGATGGCTCGAGTCTCGTTTGCGAGCTCGAACCGACGGCCGAGCCCGAGGAGCAGCTGAGCCAGCAAGTAACGGTCGTGCCCGTGATAACGGATCCTAAGGATCCCCAGCACGCTCAGTATGTCCCGATATCGGAGTACGAGGAGCACGTGGAGTCGGAACCTCTCGAGAAGATTTGCGACGACAGCGAGCCACTCGAAAACCCCCAGGAGGCGAGTATCTCTGAGCAGAGTCTCACGGAACAAATGGAGGATCTAATGGCGAGCAACGATCTCAAGAGACCCTCGACGAACGGCAGCTTCGACGAGCAGAACGACGTCGCGTCCTGCAAGAAGCGACTCGTGACCAACGGGCCTCAAATTCCAACTGGTTCCGATTCAGGTTTGAACGGACCGATCGCCCAGGCGTCCGTGGACGTTCATTCGGGGATATACGACTTCGAGGGTCCCATGGGGCCCAACTTCCGACCTCGTATCAGCGGTCCCGTGCCGTTTCCTCCGTGGAGAGGCGGTCCGCCGCGCGGCAGAGGGTTCAGGGGCGGGCCCAGGGCACCCTGGATGGACAGAGGGCCTCGTGGCCCGGCGATCGGCAACTTTATGCCCAGGGGACTGAAACGTGGGGGACAGTTCAGGGGTAACGGTTTCAGGGGTCGGGGGCGCGGGAACAATTGGTAG
- the LOC128872038 gene encoding uncharacterized protein LOC128872038 isoform X2 has translation MATSEFDVELFERRLHTLKDSQESIQGLSAWCLERRQHHKKIVATWLQVLKKVKVEHRLTLFYLANDVIQYSKRKNFEFVESWGTTLQRATTMVRDEKVKHRILRIFKIWDQRQVYDEEFLADLSGLISAAPKKKLDPQPMAPPEEFQAALLISTMRSCATLEQATDARLRDLRESNIDIENAEELCASLKDRRRVEDAEKEVDSAVRNVENYVRALEAEIRERTQVLELLEQADQFYETQRGEVKIVTNAYRNFGSRVKNLKKKLDELLPTLISPIPSPDINAPSPSPDSDIELPGDETMVQSQLGIIDVAPPSMYGSYSHEYDPAPVPAPELGQANDSGDFTNNFSSFIGGNMDFGNMRNLFNERSSTPTGMSQQYNDSLEAKPIEVINMRPSKNENSNVDFNISSFLKTVLPSSDGTQDPGGIPGLGLDIPETQIESPQRSNYRHSPVLGQHPVTPVISRMMGNQSTPMGVNNCQLSHSTPLPVRNLSGESHTPSPYSSQNSQSNIIGPFDGPNNNNTVNPLPPPPLPPPIFLDDENCYNKLPPKFPTWTPPSESIKEPAKWEEKGKNSMNPTWPGECDEKSKAWMDGDSDRWDPSNETTWVNTGRGKSEILSETPESPPIYEKAGFTDPVEYDDPQPQESLLSTTGDVDHRVIPIPMTVENPLPYRLMKAADVDHRNLISLTGSPANHNVSESSMNTIPNSSSLWSTSDQDYRQHMQPGDIVESVDMEMSDDETDSKPKGRVLVDVRSQDRDMRIGNPPGSSQHMDMDMRMIPLPAGQMPGSHGQMMQDVRMMHSGPPPPPPPPPQFHPGQSFHQDQSDFRHNPAADFHPSQSNFHQNRPPPSFLQNQQDFGQQDFHPMHSNQPDFPQDFEYRDNHNLRPTQEFLGEQQMRGRYSQPSEHQHRDMPFHRNDRGGRGGRGFQRNRRDRYSDDHNKPRNPQNNRKRTQDQHHRSSPEILPNSRPLLLQPPDTVVILDEEGMPIGIPDDKDSPANAEHPPDVDHEEIPQSLSLDRRPSLGTTNSRDLDQSVYSDGSSLVCELEPTAEPEEQLSQQVTVVPVITDPKDPQHAQYVPISEYEEHVESEPLEKICDDSEPLENPQEASISEQSLTEQMEDLMASNDLKRPSTNGSFDEQNDVASCKKRLVTNGPQIPTGSDSGLNGPIAQASVDVHSGIYDFEGPMGPNFRPRISGPVPFPPWRGGPPRGRGFRGGPRAPWMDRGPRGPAIGNFMPRGLKRGGQFRGNGFRGRGRGNNW, from the exons ATGGCCACAAGCGAATTCGACGTGGAGCTCTTCGAGCGAAGGCTTCACACACTCAAGGATTCCCAGGAGTCGATACAGGGTCTTTCAGCTTGGTGTTTGGAAAGACGACAGCACCATAAGAAGATTGTTGCCACTTGGCTGCAAGTGCTGAAGAAAG taAAAGTTGAGCATCGTCTCACACTGTTTTACTTGGCGAACGACGTTATCCAATActcgaaaagaaagaatttcgaGTTCGTGGAATCATGGGGCACGACTCTGCAACGTGCGACGACGATGGTACGAGACGAAAAAGTGAAACATCGTATATTGAGGATCTTCAAAATATGGGATCAACGACAAGTGTACGACGAAGAGTTTCTCGCAGATTTGTCCGGGCTAATTTCGGCGGcaccgaaaaagaaattagatcCTCAGCCAATGGCCCCACCGGAAGAGTTTCAAGCTGCTCTGCTCATTTCTACGATGAGATCGTGCGCTACGTTGGAACAAGCAACGGACGCACGATTAAGAGACTTACGGGAAAGTAACATCGACATAGAAAACGCAGAGGAATTGTGCGCTTCTTTAAAAGATCGAAGAAGAGTCGAAGACGCGGAGAAAGAAGTCGATTCGGCAGTGAGAAACGTTGAAAACTATGTTCGCGCGTTGGAAGCAGAGATCAGAGAAAGGACACAAGTGCTCGAGTTATTGGAACAAGCCGATCAGTTTTACGAAACTCAGAGAGGGGAAGTTAAAATAGTTACTAAT GCATATAGGAATTTCGGAAGTCGCGTGAAAAACTTGAAGAAGAAGTTGGACGAATTGTTACCTACATTGATTTCTCCAATCCCGTCGCCAGATATAAATGCTCCATCTCCGAGTCCTGATAGCGATATCGAACTTCCAGGCGACGAAACCATGGTTCAAAGTCAGCTAGGAATCATAGACGTAGCCCCACCGTCTATGTACGGTTCTTACTCCCACGAGTACGATCCTGCGCCAGTACCAGCTCCAGAATTGGGCCAGGCCAACGACTCCGGTGACTTCACCAACAATTTCTCATCCTTTATAGGAGGAAATATGGATTTTGGTAATATG agaaatttatttaacgaaagatCGTCAACGCCTACTGGAATGTCGCAACAGTATAACGATTCTTTAGAG GCTAAACCGATAGAAGTAATCAACATGAGGCCCTCCAAGAACGAAAATAGCAACGTAGACTTCAATATCTCTAGCTTTTTAAAGACTGTTCTTCCTTCTTCCGACGGAACACAAGACCCCGGTGGTATACCGGGCCTCGGACTAGATATTCCCGAAACACAAATCGAATCTCCTCAGCGTTCGAATTACAGACATTCGCCTGTGCTAGGACAGCATCCTGTAACTCCTGTGATCTCAAGAATGATGGGCAATCAGAGCACGCCCATGGGTGTAAATAATTGCCAGTTAAGTCACAGTACTCCGTTGCCCGTACGGAACTTGTCCGGCGAGTCGCATACCCCTTCCCCTTACTCCAGTCAAAACAGTCAGAGCAATATCATCGGACCTTTCGATGGccctaataataataacaccGTCAATCCCTTACCACCCCCGCCGTTACCTCCGCCTATATTCCTCGACGACGAAAATTGTTACAACAAATTGCCACCTAAATTCCCTACCTGGACTCCTCCGAGCGAAAGCATCAAGGAACCTGCCAAGTGGGAAGAAAAGG GCAAAAATAGTATGAATCCAACCTGGCCTGGTGAGTGCGATGAGAAATCGAAAGCGTGGATGGACGGAGATTCGGATAGGTGGGATCCTAGTAACGAGACAACGTGGGTGAACACCGGTAGAGGGAAAAGCGAAATCCTGAGCGAAACGCCAGAATCGCCGCCTATATACGAAAAGGCTGGATTCACGGATCCGGTAGAGTACGATGACCCCCAACCGCAAGAATCTCTTCTGAGTACCACCGGAGATGTGGACCACAG agTAATACCGATTCCGATGACCGTGGAGAATCCGTTGCCGTATCGACTGATGAAAGCAGCGGACGTCGATCATCGTAATCTGATCAGCTTGACGGGAAGTCCGGCGAATCACAACGTCAGCGAGAGCTCCATGAACACGATACCCAATAGTAGTAGTTTATGGTCCACGAGCGATCAGGATTACCG GCAACACATGCAGCCTGGCGACATCGTGGAAAGCGTCGACATGGAGATGTCGGACGACGAGACCGACAGTAAGCCAAAGGGAAGGGTTTTGGTCGACGTGAGGTCGCAAGATAGGGATATGAGGATTGGTAACCCGCCAGGGTCGTCTCAGCACATGGACATGGACATGCGTATGATTCCTCTACCCGCTGGCCAAATGCCGGGTTCTCACGGGCAAATGATGCAAGACGTGCGCATGATGCACTCGGGACCTCCTCCGCCGCCGCCCCCGCCACCTCAGTTTCATCCGGGTCAATCGTTTCACCAGGACCAGTCCGACTTCCGACACAATCCAGCCGCAGATTTTCATCCGTCTCAATCGAATTTCCACCAAAACAGGCCGCCGCCTAGCTTTCTACAAAATCAGCAAGACTTTGGCCAGCAGGATTTCCATCCGATGCATTCGAACCAGCCCGACTTCCCCCAGGACTTCGAGTACCGCGACAATCACAATTTGAGACCTACCCAGGAGTTCCTCGGCGAGCAGCAGATGCGCGGCAGGTATTCGCAGCCGTCGGAGCACCAGCATCGGGACATGCCCTTTCATCGGAACGACAGAGGTGGTCGCGGTGGTCGAGGATTCCAAAGGAACCGACGGGACCGATACTCCGACGATCACAACAAACCGAGGAACCCTCAGAACAATCGAAAGCGGACGCAAGATCAGCATCACAGGTCCTCGCCCGAGATCTTGCCCAATAGTCGGCCGTTGTTGCTGCAACCACCGGACACGGTGGTCATCCTCGACGAGGAGGGCATGCCCATAGGGATCCCCGACGACAAGGACAGCCCAGCGAATGCAGAGCATCCGCCGGATGTGGATCACGAAGAAATTCCGCAGTCCTTGTCGTTGGACCGTAGACCCTCGCTCGGGACGACGAACTCCCGTGACCTGGACCAGTCCGTTTACTCCGATGGCTCGAGTCTCGTTTGCGAGCTCGAACCGACGGCCGAGCCCGAGGAGCAGCTGAGCCAGCAAGTAACGGTCGTGCCCGTGATAACGGATCCTAAGGATCCCCAGCACGCTCAGTATGTCCCGATATCGGAGTACGAGGAGCACGTGGAGTCGGAACCTCTCGAGAAGATTTGCGACGACAGCGAGCCACTCGAAAACCCCCAGGAGGCGAGTATCTCTGAGCAGAGTCTCACGGAACAAATGGAGGATCTAATGGCGAGCAACGATCTCAAGAGACCCTCGACGAACGGCAGCTTCGACGAGCAGAACGACGTCGCGTCCTGCAAGAAGCGACTCGTGACCAACGGGCCTCAAATTCCAACTGGTTCCGATTCAGGTTTGAACGGACCGATCGCCCAGGCGTCCGTGGACGTTCATTCGGGGATATACGACTTCGAGGGTCCCATGGGGCCCAACTTCCGACCTCGTATCAGCGGTCCCGTGCCGTTTCCTCCGTGGAGAGGCGGTCCGCCGCGCGGCAGAGGGTTCAGGGGCGGGCCCAGGGCACCCTGGATGGACAGAGGGCCTCGTGGCCCGGCGATCGGCAACTTTATGCCCAGGGGACTGAAACGTGGGGGACAGTTCAGGGGTAACGGTTTCAGGGGTCGGGGGCGCGGGAACAATTGGTAG